The Prevotella sp. oral taxon 299 str. F0039 genome has a segment encoding these proteins:
- a CDS encoding transglycosylase domain-containing protein, whose protein sequence is MIDKIKKIFSILLQKIKDFFNWYKKLFVGRAWYIKALSGIASFFVFIAIYLIAVDVNFLWLFGKSPGFSEIKKPSTSEASEIYSADGVLIGKYFNENRTPVKYSDVNPIFWKTLIDTEDERFYHHFGIDIPGLFAAAKDAIFRHDARGASTITQQLAKNMFRVRTNYSTGLLGSIPGIRMLIMKSKEWIIATKLEMVYDKEDILTMYANTVDFGANSYGIKTASKTYFNTSPKDLTIEQSAVLVGMLKATTSYNPITNPENSLKRRNTVLWRMHQHNDITKAEYDSLTQIPIKLDVKVEKNYDGQAQYFREAVADHLKDWCDENGIDLYSSGLKIYTTIDSRMQKYAEDAARKQMRQVQRNFNNHWGDNDPWIDENGNKIPNFIENIAQKQPYYKYLLAKFPNNPDSISYYLNKPHVVKLFDYDKGIIEKEISTMDSIRYMVHFMHCAFVAMEPQTGEVKAWVGDIDFNSWKYDKVTAMRQPGSTFKLFVYTEAMNQGLTPCDKRRDEFISMKVFDKKKGEEVTWTPSNANGRFSGDSIPLKGAFARSINSVAVRLGQEMGIQRVIETAQKMGIKSPLDPTPSLALGSSDINLLELTNAYSVIADDGKHHDPILVTRILDKEGHEVYVAPTSETQVISYKSAFFMQQLLMGGMREPGGTSQSLWAYVGDYRDTDFGGKTGTSNNHSDAWFMCVSPKLVCGAWVGGEYRSIHFRTGALGQGSRTALPICGYFLQSVFGDSAFKKYHGQFGKPKDDDITSSMYNCQSYYSSSRRDTTVTDSTNISHEEIILDEDGNIRITPNEGTKHESRPTNEKEQNPRSDKQNKKNKEQVVNFEQL, encoded by the coding sequence ATGATTGATAAAATAAAAAAGATATTTAGTATATTATTGCAAAAGATAAAAGACTTTTTCAATTGGTACAAGAAGCTTTTCGTTGGCAGAGCATGGTATATCAAAGCACTATCAGGTATTGCCTCTTTCTTCGTATTTATTGCAATTTATCTCATTGCTGTTGACGTAAACTTCTTATGGCTATTTGGTAAATCACCTGGATTCAGTGAAATTAAAAAGCCAAGCACATCAGAAGCATCAGAAATTTATAGTGCAGATGGTGTTCTCATTGGTAAATATTTCAATGAGAATAGAACTCCTGTGAAATATAGCGATGTCAATCCTATCTTTTGGAAAACACTTATCGACACTGAAGATGAGCGTTTCTATCATCATTTTGGTATTGATATTCCTGGATTATTTGCAGCTGCAAAAGACGCAATTTTCCGCCACGACGCACGTGGTGCATCTACAATCACACAGCAGTTGGCCAAAAACATGTTCCGTGTCCGTACCAACTATTCTACAGGTTTATTAGGAAGCATACCTGGAATTCGTATGCTTATCATGAAAAGTAAAGAGTGGATTATTGCTACTAAACTTGAAATGGTATACGATAAAGAAGATATTCTTACGATGTATGCAAACACTGTTGATTTCGGAGCCAATTCTTATGGTATAAAAACTGCAAGTAAAACTTATTTCAACACATCACCTAAAGACCTCACTATCGAACAATCTGCAGTATTGGTTGGTATGTTGAAAGCAACAACCTCATATAACCCTATCACCAATCCTGAGAATAGTTTAAAGAGAAGAAATACTGTTTTATGGAGAATGCATCAGCATAACGACATAACAAAAGCAGAATATGACTCATTAACTCAAATCCCTATTAAGCTAGATGTTAAGGTTGAAAAGAATTATGATGGACAAGCACAATACTTTAGAGAAGCCGTTGCCGACCATCTAAAGGATTGGTGTGATGAAAATGGAATCGACTTATATAGTAGTGGTTTAAAAATTTATACCACCATCGATTCTCGTATGCAGAAATATGCTGAAGATGCAGCCCGCAAACAAATGCGACAAGTCCAAAGAAATTTTAATAATCACTGGGGGGATAACGATCCATGGATTGATGAGAATGGCAATAAAATTCCTAATTTCATCGAAAACATTGCTCAAAAACAGCCATATTATAAATACTTATTGGCTAAATTTCCCAACAATCCCGATTCCATTTCATATTATCTAAACAAGCCTCATGTGGTTAAGTTGTTCGATTATGATAAAGGAATTATTGAGAAAGAAATATCTACAATGGACTCTATTCGCTACATGGTACATTTCATGCACTGTGCTTTCGTTGCAATGGAGCCTCAAACTGGTGAAGTAAAAGCATGGGTTGGAGATATCGATTTCAACTCATGGAAATACGACAAGGTTACAGCAATGCGTCAACCAGGTTCTACTTTCAAGCTTTTTGTTTATACAGAAGCAATGAATCAAGGACTAACTCCTTGTGATAAACGAAGAGATGAATTTATCTCAATGAAGGTATTTGACAAGAAAAAGGGTGAAGAAGTAACTTGGACTCCTTCTAATGCAAATGGACGTTTCAGCGGAGACTCAATCCCTTTAAAGGGTGCATTTGCAAGAAGTATCAACTCTGTTGCTGTTCGTTTAGGTCAAGAAATGGGCATTCAACGTGTAATCGAGACTGCTCAAAAAATGGGTATCAAAAGTCCTTTAGACCCTACTCCATCTCTTGCACTTGGTTCTAGTGACATTAATCTACTGGAACTTACCAATGCTTATAGCGTAATTGCAGATGATGGTAAACATCATGATCCAATATTAGTTACAAGAATCCTTGATAAAGAAGGACATGAGGTATATGTTGCTCCAACAAGCGAAACCCAGGTAATATCTTATAAAAGTGCCTTTTTTATGCAACAACTACTAATGGGCGGTATGAGAGAACCTGGTGGAACATCTCAAAGCTTATGGGCTTATGTTGGAGATTATAGAGATACCGACTTTGGAGGTAAGACTGGAACGTCAAACAACCACTCTGATGCATGGTTTATGTGCGTGAGTCCTAAACTTGTTTGTGGTGCTTGGGTAGGTGGGGAATATAGAAGTATTCACTTTCGAACAGGTGCTTTAGGTCAAGGCTCACGTACCGCACTACCTATTTGTGGTTATTTCTTACAATCAGTTTTTGGAGATAGTGCCTTTAAAAAGTATCATGGGCAGTTCGGTAAACCTAAGGATGACGACATAACAAGCAGCATGTATAATTGCCAAAGCTACTATTCATCTTCAAGAAGAGATACTACCGTAACAGATAGTACAAACATTTCTCACGAAGAAATTATTCTTGATGAAGACGGTAACATTCGAATCACTCCTAATGAAGGAACAAAACACGAATCAAGACCAACCAATGAGAAAGAACAAAACCCACGTAGCGATAAACAAAACAAAAAGAACAAAGAACAAGTTGTAAATTTTGAACAACTCTAA
- the lpxA gene encoding acyl-ACP--UDP-N-acetylglucosamine O-acyltransferase codes for MNNISPLAYVHPNARIGDNNIIGPFCFIDDNTIIGDNNNLKNSVTISRGARIGSNNEIFPGASISTKPQDLKYAGEDTLCEVGDNNSIRENVTISRGTASRGTTKVGSNNLLMESMHIAHDCIIGSNIIVGNSTKFAGEVIVEDNAIISASVLCHQFCKIGGYVMIQGGCRFSKDIPPFIIAGKEPTRYAGVNLVGLRRRGFSNELITLIHDAYRLLYSKGIKEEGILEIKKNLQITKEIQYIIDFVESSQRGIIV; via the coding sequence ATGAATAACATCAGTCCCTTAGCTTATGTACATCCCAATGCAAGGATTGGAGATAACAATATAATAGGTCCTTTTTGCTTTATTGATGACAATACCATTATTGGCGACAACAATAACCTAAAAAATAGTGTCACAATAAGCAGGGGTGCAAGAATTGGAAGCAATAATGAAATTTTCCCTGGAGCAAGCATTTCAACTAAACCTCAAGATCTTAAATATGCGGGGGAAGACACACTTTGTGAAGTAGGTGATAACAATAGTATTCGTGAAAACGTAACGATCTCTCGTGGCACCGCTTCAAGAGGAACCACAAAGGTAGGAAGTAATAACTTACTTATGGAGAGCATGCACATCGCTCACGATTGTATTATTGGATCAAACATCATTGTAGGTAACTCAACAAAGTTCGCAGGAGAAGTTATTGTAGAAGATAACGCCATCATTAGTGCTTCGGTTTTATGCCATCAGTTTTGTAAGATTGGAGGATATGTAATGATACAAGGTGGATGTCGTTTCTCTAAAGACATCCCTCCATTTATTATTGCAGGTAAGGAACCTACACGTTATGCTGGAGTTAATCTTGTTGGTTTACGTAGAAGAGGCTTTAGTAATGAACTAATTACACTCATTCACGATGCTTATCGCTTATTATATTCCAAAGGAATTAAAGAAGAAGGAATTCTTGAAATCAAGAAAAATCTTCAGATTACTAAAGAGATTCAATACATTATTGATTTCGTAGAGTCTTCTCAACGTGGAATCATCGTATGA
- a CDS encoding lipopolysaccharide assembly protein LapB, which yields MKKLMFMALMVASATTVFAQEDALKNILKSNSYDAAVQLVKSNEATFNAEQKAKAYNKLVELSMTKIDKEQQIITANATAEQLKQDNIQPYDTLGYYIALYNALDNALIVDKYDQMPNEKGKVKPKYHKTNQDRLYPLRPYIISAGQEAMKKNDAKEAYKNFKMYVETAEAPLFVEVDRTKNPDQYLGEIARVAAVYAFQEKDLLSANKYVDIAMKDPEAKKDALGLKLYLMQQDLKTKQDSLAYVEKLKTLYADDSNNEQIFANLAAMYGSLGMKNEQAKMIDTRLSANSGDFMALAMRGQESMNAGNDDAAINDFKKALETKKDDSLVLTYLGFTLNRKAANINGNNAEQKKLYEESVKYLEVARDVDPSCERANWKYPLYQAYYSLYGASDSRTKDLEALVK from the coding sequence ATGAAAAAATTAATGTTTATGGCTTTAATGGTAGCTTCTGCCACTACAGTCTTTGCACAAGAAGATGCATTAAAAAACATCTTGAAATCAAATTCGTATGATGCCGCCGTACAATTGGTAAAATCTAACGAAGCAACTTTCAATGCCGAGCAAAAAGCAAAGGCTTATAATAAGCTTGTAGAACTATCAATGACAAAGATTGATAAAGAACAACAAATTATAACAGCCAATGCAACTGCAGAGCAGTTAAAACAAGATAACATTCAACCTTATGATACATTAGGTTATTATATTGCTCTTTATAATGCACTAGATAATGCTCTTATCGTAGATAAATATGATCAAATGCCAAACGAAAAGGGAAAGGTTAAACCTAAATACCATAAGACAAACCAAGATCGATTATATCCATTACGTCCTTATATTATCAGTGCAGGACAAGAAGCGATGAAGAAGAATGATGCAAAAGAAGCATATAAAAATTTTAAGATGTATGTAGAAACTGCAGAAGCTCCATTGTTTGTTGAAGTAGATAGAACTAAAAATCCAGATCAATATTTAGGAGAAATTGCACGTGTTGCTGCAGTTTATGCTTTCCAAGAAAAGGATTTATTATCGGCTAACAAGTATGTTGACATCGCAATGAAGGATCCTGAAGCTAAAAAAGATGCTCTTGGACTTAAACTTTACTTGATGCAACAAGATTTAAAGACAAAACAAGACTCTCTAGCTTACGTAGAAAAACTAAAGACTTTATATGCAGATGATTCAAATAACGAGCAAATCTTTGCTAATCTTGCAGCAATGTATGGTAGCTTAGGCATGAAGAATGAACAAGCAAAGATGATTGATACACGTCTTTCAGCTAACTCTGGAGACTTCATGGCACTAGCTATGAGAGGTCAAGAAAGCATGAATGCAGGTAATGATGATGCAGCAATCAACGACTTTAAGAAGGCTCTTGAAACAAAGAAAGATGATTCTCTTGTTCTAACATATCTTGGTTTTACATTAAACCGCAAGGCTGCTAACATCAATGGCAATAATGCTGAGCAAAAGAAACTATACGAAGAATCAGTGAAGTATCTTGAAGTTGCTCGTGATGTAGATCCATCTTGCGAACGTGCAAACTGGAAATATCCTTTGTATCAAGCATACTATTCATTGTATGGTGCAAGTGATTCTCGCACAAAAGATCTAGAAGCGTTAGTTAAATAA
- the miaA gene encoding tRNA (adenosine(37)-N6)-dimethylallyltransferase MiaA, producing the protein MKKHKLFVLLGPTSVGKTQCSLELAKHLNSPIINADSRQIFRELPIGTAAPTNEEQQDVQHYFVGSNSIHDYYSAAIYEEEALKIINHEFKTHNALLLSGGSMMYIDAVCKGIDDIPTIDNEIRELLKNRFKQEGLEPLLAELKELDPIHYGIVDKKNYRRVIHALEVCLQTGKTYTSFRKNAVKERAFEIIKIGLTLPREEMYERINDRVLTMAEDGLLEEVKRVYPFKYLTSLNTVGYKELFEYLDNQIDYAEAIRRIQSNTRQYMRKQMTWFKRDQDIKWFSPFNTKEIIKYIDSVL; encoded by the coding sequence ATGAAAAAGCATAAGCTTTTTGTTCTATTGGGACCAACATCTGTTGGTAAAACACAATGCAGTTTAGAATTAGCAAAGCATCTTAATTCTCCTATTATCAATGCTGATTCTCGACAGATTTTTAGAGAATTGCCAATAGGCACAGCTGCTCCAACAAATGAAGAACAACAAGATGTTCAACATTATTTTGTTGGTTCCAATAGTATACACGACTATTATAGTGCGGCTATCTATGAAGAAGAGGCACTTAAAATAATCAATCACGAATTTAAAACACACAACGCACTTCTTCTTTCAGGTGGAAGTATGATGTATATCGATGCTGTATGTAAAGGAATAGACGATATTCCAACTATTGATAATGAGATAAGGGAATTATTAAAGAACCGTTTCAAGCAAGAAGGACTAGAACCTTTACTTGCAGAATTGAAAGAACTTGACCCTATTCATTATGGCATTGTAGACAAGAAAAATTATCGTAGAGTAATACATGCACTTGAAGTATGCTTACAAACAGGCAAAACTTACACCTCTTTTAGAAAGAATGCTGTTAAAGAACGTGCCTTTGAAATCATCAAAATAGGGCTAACACTACCTAGGGAAGAGATGTATGAGCGCATCAATGATCGTGTATTAACTATGGCAGAGGATGGCTTATTAGAAGAAGTAAAAAGAGTTTATCCTTTTAAATACCTAACCTCATTAAATACAGTTGGTTATAAAGAATTGTTTGAGTATTTAGATAACCAAATAGATTACGCAGAAGCAATTCGTAGAATACAATCAAATACAAGACAATACATGAGGAAACAGATGACTTGGTTTAAAAGAGATCAAGACATTAAATGGTTCTCGCCTTTCAATACTAAAGAAATTATAAAATACATAGACAGCGTTTTATAG
- the gyrA gene encoding DNA gyrase subunit A, with translation MDENQMIDQDRIIKINIEEEMKSSYIDYSMSVIVARALPDVRDGFKPVHRRILYGMRDIGNTSSNPYKKCARVVGEVLGKYHPHGDSSVYGALVRLAQDWNMRYTLVDGQGNFGSVDGDSAAAMRYTECRLEKIGEYVMDDLDKDTVDMVPNFDETLLEPTVMPTKIPNLLVNGGNGIAVGMATNMPTHNLSEVIDGCCAYIDNEEINTEELMQYIQAPDFPTGGYIYGLQGVKDAYETGRGRVVMRAKAEIESDENQDKIIITEIPYGVNKQQLIEYIADLVKEGKLEGISNANDESGRQGMRIVIDVKRDANANVLLNKLFKMTALQSSFSVNNIALVKGRPRLLTLKDCIKYFVEHRHDVTIRRTKFELKKAEERAHILEGMIIASDNIDEVVQIIKASRTPALARTNLEQRFNLDELQSQAIVDMRLSQITGLKVEELHAQFDELQQRIAYLTSILTDDNLCKKVMKDELNELKEKFGDERRTKIIPAEHEFNAEDFYPNDPVVITVSHLGYIKRTPLSEFREQARGGVGSKGVRHREQDFTEFIYPATMHQTMLFFTKKGRCYWLKCYNIPEGTKDSKGRAIQNLLNIDPDDGLNAILRLRGLDDEEFVNSHNVVFATKNGTIKKTSLEAYSRPRANGVIAINIAEGDEVVDVRLTNGKNEIIMANKNGRAVRFNEETVRAMGRTATGVRGMKLDGDDDQVVGMIVVNDAEAENVMVVSETGYGKRSSVEDYRVTNRGGKGVKTLNITEKTGRVVAIKNVNDDNDLMIINKSGITIRLAVSEVRVMGRATQGVRLINLSKKNDVIASVCKVMSSELEAAAGEESRSEFDKAQEELENTITSNETSTETILGNTQDASE, from the coding sequence ATGGATGAAAATCAAATGATAGATCAGGATAGAATTATCAAGATTAATATCGAAGAAGAAATGAAGTCTTCTTACATCGACTATTCGATGTCAGTGATTGTTGCTCGTGCTCTACCTGACGTACGAGATGGTTTTAAACCAGTTCATCGACGTATCTTGTATGGTATGCGTGATATAGGTAATACCAGTAGCAATCCTTATAAAAAGTGCGCTCGTGTAGTTGGAGAGGTTCTCGGTAAGTACCACCCACATGGTGATTCATCAGTGTATGGAGCTTTAGTTCGCCTCGCACAAGACTGGAATATGCGGTATACCCTAGTGGATGGACAAGGAAACTTTGGTAGTGTCGATGGTGACTCTGCAGCTGCAATGCGTTACACAGAGTGTCGTTTAGAGAAAATTGGTGAGTATGTGATGGACGATTTGGATAAGGACACTGTAGATATGGTGCCTAATTTTGATGAAACATTACTAGAACCAACTGTAATGCCAACAAAAATTCCCAACCTATTAGTAAACGGTGGAAATGGTATTGCGGTAGGGATGGCAACCAATATGCCAACCCATAACTTGTCAGAAGTGATTGATGGTTGCTGTGCTTACATCGATAATGAAGAGATCAACACTGAAGAATTAATGCAATATATACAAGCTCCTGACTTCCCAACTGGTGGTTACATCTACGGTTTGCAAGGAGTTAAGGACGCATATGAAACAGGTCGTGGTCGAGTCGTTATGCGTGCAAAAGCTGAAATCGAAAGTGATGAAAATCAAGATAAAATCATTATTACTGAAATTCCTTATGGAGTTAACAAGCAACAGCTTATTGAATATATCGCAGACTTAGTTAAAGAAGGAAAACTTGAAGGTATTTCAAATGCCAATGATGAGTCTGGTCGTCAAGGAATGCGTATTGTTATCGATGTGAAACGTGATGCAAACGCTAATGTTCTCTTGAATAAGCTGTTCAAAATGACAGCTCTTCAAAGTTCATTCTCTGTGAATAACATTGCCTTAGTGAAAGGTCGTCCACGCTTATTGACATTGAAAGACTGCATCAAGTATTTCGTTGAACATCGTCACGATGTAACTATTCGTCGTACAAAGTTCGAACTTAAGAAGGCAGAAGAACGTGCACACATTCTAGAAGGAATGATTATCGCAAGTGATAACATTGATGAAGTGGTGCAAATCATAAAGGCAAGTCGTACACCAGCACTAGCTAGAACAAATCTTGAGCAACGTTTTAACCTTGACGAGTTGCAATCTCAAGCAATTGTTGATATGCGTTTGTCTCAAATCACTGGCTTGAAAGTTGAAGAATTACATGCTCAATTTGATGAGCTTCAACAAAGAATTGCTTATTTAACAAGTATTCTTACAGACGATAACCTTTGTAAAAAGGTGATGAAAGATGAGTTAAACGAGTTGAAAGAGAAGTTTGGTGACGAGAGAAGAACAAAGATTATTCCTGCAGAACATGAGTTCAATGCAGAGGATTTCTATCCTAATGATCCTGTAGTGATAACTGTTAGTCACCTCGGTTATATCAAACGTACTCCACTTTCTGAGTTCCGTGAACAAGCAAGAGGTGGAGTTGGCTCTAAGGGAGTGCGTCATCGTGAACAAGATTTCACAGAGTTTATCTATCCAGCGACCATGCATCAGACTATGTTATTCTTCACAAAGAAGGGTCGTTGCTATTGGTTGAAGTGCTATAATATCCCTGAAGGCACCAAAGACTCAAAGGGTAGAGCTATTCAAAACCTATTAAATATTGATCCAGATGATGGCTTGAATGCAATACTTCGATTGAGAGGACTTGATGATGAAGAGTTTGTTAACTCACATAATGTGGTTTTTGCTACTAAGAATGGTACCATTAAGAAGACCAGCCTTGAAGCTTATTCACGTCCAAGAGCAAATGGTGTTATCGCAATTAATATTGCAGAAGGAGATGAAGTGGTTGATGTTCGCCTAACAAATGGTAAGAACGAAATCATTATGGCAAACAAAAATGGACGTGCAGTGCGCTTTAATGAAGAGACAGTACGTGCTATGGGTAGAACAGCAACAGGTGTTCGAGGTATGAAACTCGATGGCGATGACGATCAAGTAGTAGGTATGATTGTTGTAAATGATGCCGAAGCAGAAAATGTAATGGTTGTAAGTGAAACTGGATATGGTAAGCGTTCGTCTGTAGAAGACTATCGAGTAACCAACAGAGGTGGTAAAGGTGTGAAGACATTAAATATCACTGAGAAGACAGGACGTGTGGTTGCAATAAAGAATGTCAATGATGATAACGACCTTATGATTATCAATAAGAGTGGTATAACCATTCGTTTGGCAGTTTCTGAGGTACGAGTTATGGGTAGAGCGACACAAGGTGTTCGCCTAATAAACCTATCAAAGAAGAACGATGTTATTGCAAGTGTTTGTAAAGTGATGAGCTCAGAGCTTGAAGCAGCAGCTGGAGAAGAGAGCCGTTCAGAGTTTGATAAGGCACAAGAAGAACTCGAAAACACCATAACTTCAAATGAAACTTCAACAGAAACAATTCTTGGTAATACCCAAGACGCTTCTGAATAA
- a CDS encoding AAA family ATPase yields MQDAIRIIQHTHQTLFLTGKAGTGKSTFLRYIAQTTKKKYIVLAPTGIAAINAGGSTLHSFFKLPFHPLLPNDTRYTQQKLKDTLKYNGEKRKILREVELIIIDEISMVRADLIDFIDKVLRVYSRNIYQPFGGKQLLLVGDMYQLEPVLKEDERQLLKPYYSSPFFFDAIVFKEMKLVSIELQKVYRQTDPVFINILDSIRTTSVSINQLSTLNQQVGKVITNEKNKLAITLSGKRDTVDHINEQELSCLPGKTIMLYGHIEGDFPENNLPTPIELYLKVGAQVLFIKNDKEKRWVNGTLGSIVSFSKEEPTIIVVRTEKGEEVNVEQEIWSNVIYSYNEKEQKIEEQEIGVYQQYPLKLAWAITIHKSQGLTFNNVNIDLTGGVFAGGQTYVALSRCTSLEGISLKYPIRKEDVFIRSEIVQFAQRYNNQDLIKQVLEESKADREYQQAVLAFNKGNMKDALSHFFIAIHQRYDIEKPLPKRFIQYKLNEINKLKRENKRIKNELNQHNLFLKELAVEYTMMGRECEKEHFFEAAIKNYEKAVKLCPDYLEPRKRIEKIKEFIDN; encoded by the coding sequence ATGCAAGATGCTATCAGGATTATTCAACATACACATCAAACACTATTCTTAACAGGAAAGGCAGGGACAGGAAAGAGTACCTTTTTGCGTTATATTGCTCAAACAACGAAGAAGAAATATATTGTTCTTGCTCCAACAGGAATAGCTGCTATCAATGCAGGTGGAAGCACTTTACACAGTTTTTTCAAACTTCCTTTCCACCCACTCCTTCCCAATGACACTCGTTATACACAACAGAAGCTAAAAGACACACTTAAATATAACGGTGAAAAACGAAAGATTTTAAGAGAAGTTGAGTTGATTATTATCGATGAGATTTCAATGGTTAGAGCAGATCTTATTGACTTTATTGATAAAGTTCTACGTGTTTATTCTCGCAATATCTACCAACCATTTGGAGGAAAGCAATTACTTTTAGTTGGCGACATGTACCAACTAGAACCCGTTTTAAAAGAAGACGAACGCCAACTCTTAAAACCTTATTACTCATCCCCTTTTTTTTTCGATGCTATTGTTTTTAAAGAAATGAAGTTGGTGTCTATCGAACTGCAAAAGGTTTATCGACAAACCGACCCCGTTTTCATTAATATTCTCGATAGTATCAGAACAACAAGCGTATCAATCAATCAACTATCCACATTAAATCAACAAGTAGGAAAAGTTATTACCAACGAGAAGAATAAGCTTGCGATCACTCTTTCAGGCAAAAGAGATACTGTAGATCATATCAATGAACAAGAACTCTCTTGCCTACCAGGTAAAACTATTATGTTATATGGGCATATTGAGGGCGACTTTCCCGAAAATAATCTCCCCACTCCAATAGAACTTTATCTAAAGGTTGGCGCTCAAGTCTTATTCATTAAGAACGACAAGGAAAAACGATGGGTAAATGGAACACTTGGAAGTATTGTATCATTCAGTAAAGAAGAACCTACAATTATTGTTGTTCGCACTGAAAAAGGCGAAGAAGTAAATGTTGAACAAGAGATTTGGAGTAATGTTATTTATTCGTATAACGAAAAAGAACAAAAGATAGAAGAGCAAGAAATTGGTGTTTACCAACAATATCCTTTAAAGCTGGCATGGGCAATTACCATTCATAAAAGTCAGGGGCTAACATTCAACAATGTAAATATCGACTTAACTGGCGGTGTCTTTGCTGGTGGACAAACATACGTTGCCCTAAGTAGATGTACCTCTCTCGAGGGTATAAGTCTAAAATATCCAATCAGAAAGGAAGATGTTTTCATTCGCTCTGAGATTGTTCAATTTGCTCAAAGATACAACAACCAAGATTTGATTAAACAGGTGTTAGAAGAGAGTAAAGCAGATAGAGAGTACCAACAAGCTGTTCTTGCTTTTAATAAAGGAAATATGAAAGATGCTCTTTCGCACTTTTTTATTGCCATTCATCAACGATATGATATCGAGAAGCCTCTTCCAAAGAGATTTATTCAATATAAGTTGAATGAAATAAACAAGCTTAAGAGAGAGAATAAACGCATAAAAAATGAGCTTAACCAACACAATCTTTTCTTGAAAGAACTTGCAGTTGAATATACAATGATGGGGAGAGAATGTGAGAAAGAACACTTTTTTGAGGCGGCTATAAAGAATTACGAGAAGGCTGTTAAGTTGTGTCCTGATTATCTAGAGCCAAGAAAAAGAATTGAAAAGATTAAAGAATTCATAGATAACTAA